One genomic segment of Lytechinus pictus isolate F3 Inbred chromosome 18, Lp3.0, whole genome shotgun sequence includes these proteins:
- the LOC129281432 gene encoding muscarinic acetylcholine receptor M2-like produces MANLSAFTEAQTTLLIDIDVENTTTAATEIVAGGPRTTRPPDYQGLILGTTLVILIIVANFVSLVAFVIEKRLRTYNNYFIINLTIADLFVGLLQIIGVTHTFIGYFPFNQTICRIYIGLRNANFSVSVVGVVIICIDRHRATYDPINHFMTRSKAKAMKLNALTWLISYGFWMPFTTGWDYAVDHDAGRHCVGAFSRSTIGNITQNIISFFIPLVIISVLYLRIFLKIKETIGGKSVKKQFDNPEGSIGADGLSTSNATIVSELTSDDVIEMKTNPIAAPEVKTTGQAGSRIGKVSANDKGRNHKRESSNEMQKATRTLSYIVISFIIAWLPNNIIYLLFAIDPRLILTPILPRALRQFFNWLRYANSFLNPLCYVASQPLFRQTIINMFCNPRQYC; encoded by the exons ATGGCCAATCTTTCTGCTTTCACCGAAGCACAAACAACTCTTTTAATCGACATCGATGTCGAAAATACGACCACAGCGGCAACCGAGATCGTCGCCGGCGGACCGAGAACGACGAGGCCTCCGGACTACCAGGGCCTCATCCTAGGGACAACACtcgtcatcctcatcatcgtGGCGAACTTCGTCAGCCTGGTTGCATTCGTCATCGAAAAGCGCCTCCGGACTTACAACAACTATTTCATCATCAATCTAACTATCGCCGACCTGTTCGTTGGGTTATTGCAAATCATCGGTGTCACTCATACATTCATTGGTTATTTCCCTTTTAACCAAACGATCTGCAGAATATACATCGGTCTCCGGAATGCGAACTTTTCCGTTTCCGTGGTCGGCGTCGTCATCATTTGCATCGACCGACATCGTGCGACTTACGATCCTATTAATCACTTTATGACCCGCAGCAAGGCCAAGGCGATGAAGCTGAACGCGCTCACTTGGTTGATCTCCTACGGGTTCTGGATGCCCTTCACCACCGGATGGGACTACGCCGTCGACCACGACGCCGGCCGGCACTGCGTCGGCGCGTTCTCACGATCGACCATCGGGAACATCACCCAGAATATCATATCATTCTTCATCCCTCTCGTGATCATCTCCGTGCTCTATCTACGGATCTTTCTCAAGATCAAGGAGACGATCGGCGGTAAGAGTGTCAAGAAGCAGTTTGACAACCCTGAAGGAAGCATTGGTGCTGACGGTCTTTCTACCAGCAATGCAACCATCGTTAGTGAACTCACATCTGATGATGTGATAGAGATGAAGACGAATCCTATCGCGGCTCCTGAAGTCAAGACCACTGGCCAAGCAGGTAGCAGGATCGGAAAGGTGAGT GCGAACGATAAGGGACGCAACCACAAGCGAGAGTCGTCCAACGAAATGCAGAAAGCCACTCGAACTCTTTCCTACATCGTCATCTCTTTCATCATCGCCTGGTTACCCAACAATATCATCTACTTATTGTTCGCCATCGATCCCAGGTTGATCCTTACGCCAATCCTACCAAGGGCTCTAAGGCAATTCTTCAACTGGCTTAGGTACGCCAACAGTTTCCTGAACCCACTCTGCTATGTGGCCTCCCAACCTCTGTTTCGACAGACCATCATTAACATGTTCTGTAATCCGCGCCAGTACTGCTGA
- the LOC129281431 gene encoding uncharacterized protein LOC129281431 produces MEMFIREGDAGKEIEHLKFLRALPFLKGWPVQKLNEHPQMCLVHFFKRSSVIVRDSNRSEWLYIIKSGSCQVIKQLKDTQSMPAPRRPHQTINPTPEKSAFNPRDGLHIGSKIDSRRRKTFLTSETLSMSLFDDTASPPRRVDKKSSTSPTEEVKEMDRVVFVQVGMLHAKDVFGLPMLCRENGISDVDQPSFSLVSRGAECIMLNKKFYLDEASEFVYRHLKEIVRPYPLGQTLQEHLQLHTNWSNYKKQAVSDVLSKSTSSSSSSTSGSSSQNGSGLSSRRNSNDSSNLAFKPRRSLTQIEIKKGLSS; encoded by the exons ATGGAAATGTTCATTAGAGAAGGAGATGCAGGAAAAGAGATCGAACATCTAAAATTTCTCAG AGCGTTACCCTTCTTGAAAGGATGGCCAGTTCAGAAATTGAATGAGCATCCCCAAATGTGCCTCGTCCATTTCTTCAA ACGCAGCTCTGTTATAGTGAGAGACAGCAATCGGTCTGAGTGGTTGTATATCATAAAATCG GGTTCCTGCCAAGTAATCAAACAGTTGAAGGATACACAATCGATGCCTGCACCAAGACGGCCCCACCAAACTATCAATCCAACCCCAGAGAAAAGTGCATTCAACCCAAGAGATGGACTACATATAG GCTCAAAGATCGACAGTCGTAGACGAAAAACATTTCTGACGTCAGAGACTTTGTCAATGTCACTTTTTGATGACACGGCATCACCACCACGACGAGTGGATAAGAAAAGTTCAACAAGTCCGACGGAAGAG GTGAAAGAGATGGATCGAGTTGTTTTCGTTCAAGTTGGAATGCTTCATGCCAAGGACGTGTTT GGTTTACCGATGCTATGTCGGGAAAACGGAATCAGTGATGTAGATCAGCCTAGCTTCAGTCTT GTCAGCCGCGGAGCAGAATGTATCATGTTGAATAAGAAGTTTTACCTGGACGAGGCAAGCGAGTTTGTCTACCGTCATCTCAAAGAGATCGTCCGCCCTTACCCCCTCGGCCAAACCCTCCAAGAGCATCTCCAACTCCACACCAACTGGTCCAACTACAAGAAACAGGCTGTCTCGGATGTACTCTCGAAGTCGACATCATCGTCGTCTTCGTCAACGTCGGGTTCGTCTTCACAAAACGGCAGTGGTTTGTCGTCGAGGAGGAATTCGAATGATTCGTCGAATCTTGCTTTTAAGCCGAGAAGATCTCTTACGCAGATTGAGATTAAGAAGGGACTTTCTTCCTAG